The genomic DNA TTACTGGCGCGAGCCAGGCCGACAACGCGGTGCTCGTCGTCGCTGCTGACGACGGTGTCCAGCCGCAGACCCAAGAGCACGTCTTCCTGGCCCGAACGCTGGGTATCGACGAACTCATCATCGCGGTCAACAAGATGGACCTCGTCGACTACGACGAGAACAAGTACAAGGCTGTCGTCGACGAAGTCAACCAGCTCCTCGAGCAGGTTCGCTTCAACACCGAGGACGCCAAGTTCATCCCGACCTCGGCGTTCGAAGGCGACAACGTCTCCGAAGCCTCCGAGAACACGTCGTGGTACGACGGTCCCTCGCTGCTTGAGGCACTCAACGACCTGCCGGAGCCGCAGCCGCCGACGGACGCGCCGCTGCGACTGCCGATTCAGGACGTCTACACCATCTCCGGTATCGGTACCGTCCCCGTCGGACGTGTCGAGACCGGCATCCTCAACACCGGCGACAACGTCTCGTTCCAGCCGTCGGACGTCTCCGGTGAGGTCAAGACCGTCGAGATGCACCACGAAGAGGTCCCGAAGGCCGAACCCGGCGACAACGTCGGTTTCAACGTCCGCGGCGTCGGCAAGGACGACATCCGACGTGGTGACGTCTGTGGTCCCGCCGACGACCCGCCGTCGGTCGCCGAGACCTTCCAGGCACAGGTCGTCGTCATGCAGCACCCGTCGGTCATCACGGCCGGCTACACGCCTGTCTTCCACGCCCACACGGCACAGGTCGCCTGTACCATCGAATCCATCGACAAGAAGATCGACCCGTCGTCCGGCGAGGTCGCAGAGGAGAACCCGGACTTCATCCAGTCCGGCGACGCCGCTGTCGTGACGGTTCGACCCCAGAAGCCGCTCAGCATCGAGTCCTCGAACGAGATCCCCGAGCTGGGCAGCTTCGCCATCCGCGACATGGGTCAGACCGTCGCGGCCGGCAAGGTCCTCAGCGTCAACGAGCGATAACGCATGCAGCAGGCACGCGTTCGCCTCGCGGGCACGGCCCCGGAAGACCTCGATGACATCTGCGACGATGTCCGAGAGATCGCCGACAAGACCGGCGTGACGCTTTCCGGCCCGGTTCCGCTCCCGACGAAGACGCTGGAGATTCCCGCCCGCAAGTCCCCCGACGGTGAGGGGACCGCGACGTGGGAACACTGGGAGATGCGCGTCCACAAGCGGCTCATCGACATCGACGCCGACGAACGCGCGCTCCGCCAGCTGATGCGGATTCAGGTCCCGAACGACGTCTCAATCGAGATCGTCCTCGAGGACTAACGCGCCGCGCGGGTCGTGTCCGCCGCAGCACTCACGCGCGACCGCTCCCGGTCGCTTTCCGTAACGCTGCGAATCAGAAGGTTCAAACGACCGAATCGATAACCGATTGATGCGGGCTCGTAGATCAGCGGCAGATCGCTTCCTTCGCAAGGAAGAGGCCCCGGGTTCAAATCCCGGCGAGTCCACTATTTTGCGCCGCGAGTCCATTCGTCTCGCTTCGCTCGACTCATTCCCTCGCCGACGGAGCTGGAGCGGCCACTAACGCACAGACCCGCAGCCACAATCGCGGCTGCTCCGAACCGCACGTTTCTTACCGGCTTGCCGCCTGTCTCGACACAAATGGACGAGACCGTGCT from Natronomonas pharaonis DSM 2160 includes the following:
- the rpsJ gene encoding 30S ribosomal protein S10; protein product: MQQARVRLAGTAPEDLDDICDDVREIADKTGVTLSGPVPLPTKTLEIPARKSPDGEGTATWEHWEMRVHKRLIDIDADERALRQLMRIQVPNDVSIEIVLED
- the tuf gene encoding translation elongation factor EF-1 subunit alpha; its protein translation is MSEDKPHQNLAVIGHVDHGKSTMVGRLLFETGSVPEHVIEQYREEAEEKGKGGFEFAYVMDNLAEERERGVTIDIAHQEFDTDEYYFTIVDCPGHRDFVKNMITGASQADNAVLVVAADDGVQPQTQEHVFLARTLGIDELIIAVNKMDLVDYDENKYKAVVDEVNQLLEQVRFNTEDAKFIPTSAFEGDNVSEASENTSWYDGPSLLEALNDLPEPQPPTDAPLRLPIQDVYTISGIGTVPVGRVETGILNTGDNVSFQPSDVSGEVKTVEMHHEEVPKAEPGDNVGFNVRGVGKDDIRRGDVCGPADDPPSVAETFQAQVVVMQHPSVITAGYTPVFHAHTAQVACTIESIDKKIDPSSGEVAEENPDFIQSGDAAVVTVRPQKPLSIESSNEIPELGSFAIRDMGQTVAAGKVLSVNER